One Rhodospirillales bacterium DNA window includes the following coding sequences:
- a CDS encoding phosphoribosyl-ATP diphosphatase — protein sequence MTKPKGHPDARVLDRLYATVAKRRRADPRVSYTAKLLAGGVGKIGGKVIEEAAETVAAALNEGPKRVAAESADVLYHLLVLWATAEVRPARVWAELARREGVSGIAEKAARGKTKKKGRKK from the coding sequence ATGACCAAGCCCAAGGGCCATCCCGATGCCCGCGTGCTCGACCGGCTTTACGCGACCGTCGCCAAAAGGCGTCGCGCCGACCCGCGCGTTTCCTACACGGCGAAGCTGCTCGCGGGCGGCGTCGGCAAGATCGGCGGCAAGGTGATCGAGGAGGCGGCGGAAACGGTCGCCGCCGCTCTCAACGAAGGCCCCAAGCGCGTCGCCGCCGAAAGCGCGGACGTCCTCTATCATCTGCTGGTTCTGTGGGCCACCGCCGAAGTCCGGCCCGCGCGCGTCTGGGCCGAACTGGCCCGGCGCGAAGGGGTTTCCGGCATCGCCGAAAAGGCCGCGCGCGGTAAAACGAAAAAGAAAGGACGGAAAAAATGA
- a CDS encoding histidine triad nucleotide-binding protein, which translates to MSRPAYDANNPFAKILRGEIPCKKVHETEHALAFHDIRPQAPVHVLVIPKGAYVDMDDFTLHASEAEIVGFFRAVGETARKLGAVEAGYRILSNLGADARQEVFHLHVHIFAGRDLGGMIGRAR; encoded by the coding sequence ATGAGCCGGCCCGCGTACGACGCCAACAATCCGTTCGCCAAAATCCTGCGCGGCGAGATTCCTTGCAAGAAGGTGCACGAAACCGAACACGCGCTGGCGTTTCACGACATCCGGCCGCAGGCGCCGGTGCACGTGCTGGTGATCCCAAAGGGCGCTTACGTCGACATGGACGACTTCACCCTTCATGCCAGTGAAGCCGAAATCGTCGGCTTCTTCCGCGCGGTGGGCGAAACCGCGCGCAAGCTGGGCGCGGTCGAGGCCGGCTATCGCATTCTCTCCAACCTCGGCGCCGACGCCCGTCAGGAAGTTTTCCACCTTCATGTCCACATCTTCGCCGGGCGGGACCTGGGAGGGATGATCGGCCGGGCCCGCTGA